The Chrysoperla carnea chromosome X, inChrCarn1.1, whole genome shotgun sequence genome includes a region encoding these proteins:
- the LOC123302978 gene encoding protein D2-like, whose amino-acid sequence MDIERNFDATIMWQLLVFIVAVLGQIFANVEQAFTENEIVPDSIDIPPNKFMEIIYPDDAAIELGNFLAPTQTLKVPLVKFNGEPNKYYLLVMTDPDCPSRAQPTLREMVHWLVGNIPADNVFSGETLVEYLPAAPPENSGIRRYIFLIYEQPGQIEFDEPRITNNSLSGRLNFSIRNFANKYGFGEPIFGNFFNCQYDPASPTIHSMFGISNVPKADHA is encoded by the exons ATGGATATTGAGCGAAAC TTTGATGCAACAATTATGTGGCAACTATTAGTTTTCATTGTTGCagttttgggtcaaatttttgcaaatgttgAGCAAGCATTTACAGAGAATGAAATTGTACCAGATTCAATTGATATACCACCAAATAAATTTATGGag ataATATATCCCGATGATGCTGCGATAGAACTAGGAAATTTTCTAGCCCCCACGCAAACATTAAAAGTACCACTAGTGAAATTTAATGGTGAGCCAAACAAGTACTATTTATTAGTGATGACTGATCCAGATTGTCCAAGCCGTGCTCAACCAACATTGCGTGAAATGGTTCATTGGTTAGTTGGAAATATTCCTGCAGATAATGTATTTAGTGGTGAAACTCTTGTAGAATATCTTCCAGCAGCCCCACCGGAAAATTCTGGTATTCgtcgatatatatttttaatttacgaaCAACCAGGTCAGATTGAATTCGATGAGCCTCGTATAACAAACAATTCACTATCAGGACgtctaaatttttcaatacgtaattttgctaataaatatggttttggtgaaccaatttttggtaattttttcaattgtcaaTATGATCCTGCTTCTCCAACAATTCATTCTATGTTCGGGATATCTAATGTACCGAAGGCCGACCATGCGTGA